A genome region from Aurantiacibacter sp. MUD61 includes the following:
- a CDS encoding PhoH family protein, which produces MARKATKGGNHAATIAHPEERLDHSRRARIEVGFDEQAVLGALFGEFDANLVQIENRLGVYIAARGDTVAIEGVADDVARARDVLVKMHEKLVMGEDLDAGAIDALINMGDEPTLEGIITGDAKAPPIMIRTRKKTITPRSAMQGDYMRQLVSRDIIFSLGPAGTGKTYLAVAQAISQLITGSVQRLILSRPAVEAGEKLGFLPGDMKEKVDPYLRPLYDALYDCMPPEQVDRRIASGEIEIAPIAFMRGRTLADAFVILDEAQNTTREQMKMFLTRFGQNSRMVICGDPKQVDIPGGDRMSGLADAVGRLEGVEGIGVTRFTAADVVRHPIVGRIVEAYEGPDGHAD; this is translated from the coding sequence ATGGCTCGCAAGGCAACCAAGGGCGGAAATCACGCCGCCACCATCGCCCACCCGGAAGAGCGGCTCGACCACTCGAGGCGCGCCCGCATCGAAGTGGGTTTTGACGAACAAGCCGTGCTCGGCGCATTGTTCGGAGAATTCGACGCCAATCTCGTGCAGATCGAAAACCGGCTCGGCGTTTATATCGCTGCGCGCGGGGACACGGTCGCAATCGAAGGTGTGGCGGACGATGTCGCCCGCGCCCGCGACGTGCTTGTCAAAATGCATGAAAAGCTGGTGATGGGCGAAGATCTCGATGCCGGCGCTATCGATGCACTGATCAACATGGGTGACGAACCTACGCTCGAAGGGATTATTACCGGCGATGCGAAAGCCCCGCCGATCATGATCCGCACCCGCAAGAAGACGATCACCCCGCGCAGCGCCATGCAGGGCGATTACATGCGCCAGCTGGTGAGCCGCGACATCATCTTCTCGCTCGGCCCCGCGGGTACCGGCAAGACCTATCTGGCGGTAGCGCAGGCGATCAGCCAGCTCATCACGGGCAGCGTGCAGCGGCTGATCCTCTCCCGCCCCGCCGTGGAAGCGGGCGAAAAGCTCGGCTTCCTGCCCGGCGACATGAAGGAGAAGGTCGACCCCTACCTTCGCCCGCTTTATGACGCGCTGTATGATTGCATGCCGCCCGAGCAGGTAGACCGCCGCATTGCTTCAGGCGAGATCGAAATTGCCCCCATCGCCTTCATGCGCGGACGCACGCTGGCCGATGCTTTTGTGATCCTGGACGAGGCGCAAAACACCACGCGCGAGCAGATGAAGATGTTCCTCACCCGCTTCGGCCAGAACAGCCGAATGGTGATATGCGGAGACCCGAAACAGGTCGATATCCCCGGCGGTGACCGCATGAGCGGCCTCGCCGATGCAGTCGGCAGGCTCGAAGGCGTGGAAGGCATAGGCGTCACCCGCTTCACCGCCGCCGATGTGGTCCGCCACCCGATCGTGGGCCGCATCGTCGAGGCGTATGAGGGGCCGGATGGCCACGCGGATTAG
- the ybeY gene encoding rRNA maturation RNase YbeY, with protein MELEIDIEEWPAGDWEDLTASAALATAQVATELANPRLLTSVLFTDDETIRTLNADWRGKDKPTNVLSFPMLERGDLIHLDPDEGPPEMPPVPLGDIAIAHGVCAREAAEKNISIRDHTAHLIVHGLLHLAGYDHEISDADAEAMEEMEVKVLALLGIANPYTAITAE; from the coding sequence GTGGAACTCGAAATCGACATCGAAGAATGGCCGGCAGGCGATTGGGAAGACCTGACCGCCTCCGCCGCCTTGGCTACGGCGCAGGTGGCGACCGAGCTCGCCAACCCGCGCCTTCTCACCAGCGTGCTGTTCACCGATGACGAGACGATCCGCACCTTGAACGCCGATTGGCGCGGCAAGGACAAGCCGACCAATGTGCTGAGCTTTCCCATGCTGGAGCGCGGCGACCTGATCCACCTCGACCCAGACGAAGGCCCGCCCGAAATGCCCCCTGTTCCTTTGGGCGATATCGCCATTGCGCACGGAGTTTGCGCGCGTGAGGCGGCGGAGAAAAACATCTCCATCCGCGACCATACCGCGCATCTGATCGTCCACGGCCTCCTCCATCTCGCAGGCTACGATCACGAGATTTCGGATGCGGACGCGGAGGCCATGGAAGAAATGGAAGTGAAGGTGCTTGCACTTTTGGGTATTGCGAACCCATATACCGCGATCACAGCTGAATAG
- a CDS encoding hemolysin family protein → MPDTDKTDGSPAGDGDSSRPGGSTIVESGGLWNAIRGFFEGDGETSLRAQIEEKIDEHEDEASRNGGEVPEKGDLSPVELTMLRNLLHFSEHDADDVAIPRSEIIAIDVNASWDDMVATFAEHGISRMPVYRDQLDDVIGMIHLKDVFAYVVSGKPAPEDWSTLMRQPLYVPQARGALDVLADMRQRRTHLAIVVDEFSGTDGIITIEDLVEEIVGEIEDEHDEAPIEQLVEIAPGIWDADARAELDDVADKVGDAQLAEIEEPVDTLGGLAFVLAEEVPQPGTVLDHPSGWKVEITAGDETHVTRLRLHAPEDEENNEEDE, encoded by the coding sequence ATGCCCGACACTGACAAAACGGACGGCTCCCCGGCGGGAGACGGAGACAGTAGCAGACCCGGCGGCTCGACGATTGTCGAGTCGGGCGGGTTGTGGAATGCCATCCGAGGCTTCTTTGAGGGCGATGGCGAAACCTCTCTGCGCGCGCAGATCGAGGAAAAGATCGACGAGCATGAGGATGAGGCATCCCGCAATGGCGGAGAGGTGCCGGAGAAGGGCGACCTTTCCCCGGTCGAGCTCACCATGCTGCGCAATCTGCTGCATTTTAGCGAGCATGATGCCGATGACGTCGCCATCCCGCGCAGTGAGATCATTGCAATCGATGTGAATGCCAGCTGGGACGATATGGTAGCGACATTCGCCGAGCATGGCATTTCGCGCATGCCGGTCTATCGCGACCAGCTCGACGATGTGATTGGCATGATCCATCTGAAGGACGTGTTTGCCTATGTCGTGAGCGGCAAGCCCGCGCCTGAGGATTGGTCCACGCTTATGCGCCAGCCGCTCTATGTGCCGCAGGCACGCGGCGCGCTCGATGTGCTGGCCGACATGCGCCAGCGCCGTACGCACCTCGCGATCGTCGTCGATGAATTTTCCGGCACTGACGGGATCATCACGATCGAGGACCTGGTCGAGGAAATCGTGGGGGAAATCGAGGACGAGCATGATGAGGCTCCGATAGAGCAGCTGGTCGAAATCGCGCCGGGCATCTGGGATGCCGATGCGCGGGCCGAGCTAGACGACGTGGCCGACAAGGTCGGCGATGCGCAGCTCGCCGAAATCGAGGAGCCGGTCGACACGCTGGGCGGTCTCGCCTTCGTGCTGGCGGAAGAAGTGCCGCAACCCGGCACAGTGCTCGATCATCCCTCAGGCTGGAAAGTCGAGATCACGGCTGGCGATGAAACCCATGTCACGCGCCTGCGCCTGCATGCGCCTGAAGACGAGGAAAACAACGAAGAGGACGAGTAA
- a CDS encoding LysR substrate-binding domain-containing protein, producing MRRLPPLRALEAFIRVVRLVSARSAASELGLSPSALSRRISNLETFTGRKLFSRSGQTMRLTDEGRGFYDAVAPHLEALAAAVESQSENLQLVRLRLGVMPLFGTQRLFPRLGELRERHPRLHLDIDTGPHLIDRVGDTLDAAIALTTQPDPSLYGVQLDENTIHAIANVDLVKELGETPDVDVMSKQTFLVHTDMPQSFEAWKAALGLSGLQPAAIDHYDSGQLILEAAAQRIGIAMMHDDHLARNNDPRLAPLFDQSVPSPYSYWFICRPADLEARPVRIFHDWIVKAGL from the coding sequence ATGCGTCGACTCCCGCCCCTGCGCGCCCTTGAGGCTTTCATTCGCGTTGTGCGGCTTGTGTCGGCGCGCTCGGCGGCCAGTGAGCTGGGCCTCAGCCCGTCTGCATTGTCGCGCCGTATCAGCAATCTGGAGACCTTCACGGGCCGCAAGCTGTTCTCCCGTTCGGGGCAGACCATGCGCCTGACTGACGAAGGACGCGGCTTTTACGATGCCGTCGCTCCGCATCTCGAGGCGCTGGCGGCAGCAGTCGAATCGCAGAGCGAGAACCTGCAATTGGTGCGCCTTCGGCTCGGCGTAATGCCGCTGTTCGGCACGCAGCGCCTGTTCCCGCGCCTTGGCGAACTGCGCGAGCGCCATCCGCGACTGCATCTCGATATCGATACCGGCCCGCATCTGATCGACCGCGTAGGCGACACGCTGGATGCGGCCATCGCACTCACCACCCAGCCCGATCCCAGCCTTTACGGCGTGCAGCTGGACGAGAACACGATCCACGCGATCGCCAATGTCGATCTGGTGAAGGAATTGGGCGAAACGCCCGATGTCGATGTGATGAGCAAGCAGACCTTTCTCGTCCACACCGACATGCCGCAGAGTTTCGAAGCGTGGAAAGCCGCGCTCGGCCTTTCCGGCCTGCAGCCCGCCGCTATCGATCATTACGATTCAGGCCAGCTCATCCTTGAAGCCGCCGCTCAGCGCATCGGCATTGCCATGATGCATGATGATCACTTGGCGCGAAACAACGACCCTCGCCTCGCCCCGCTTTTCGATCAGAGCGTGCCCAGTCCCTATTCCTACTGGTTCATCTGTCGCCCGGCAGACCTTGAAGCGCGACCGGTGCGGATCTTTCACGACTGGATCGTAAAAGCCGGGCTTTAG
- a CDS encoding peptidylprolyl isomerase translates to MADEKLTFTLDTGDGEGKDVVIKLRPDLAPNHVERITTLAKEGFYDGVVFHRVIPGFMAQGGDPTGTGMSGSDKPNLDQEFSDAKHVRGTCSMARTMDPNSANSQFFICFDDAGFLDRQYTVWGEVESGMEHIDALPTGEPPANPGKITKATVG, encoded by the coding sequence ATGGCCGATGAAAAGCTGACTTTCACTCTCGATACCGGTGATGGGGAGGGCAAGGATGTCGTCATCAAGCTGCGCCCGGATCTTGCGCCCAACCATGTCGAGCGGATCACCACGCTGGCCAAGGAAGGCTTTTACGATGGCGTGGTGTTCCACCGCGTGATCCCCGGCTTCATGGCGCAGGGCGGCGACCCGACCGGCACCGGAATGAGCGGATCGGACAAGCCGAACCTCGATCAGGAATTCAGCGATGCGAAGCACGTGCGCGGCACCTGCTCAATGGCGCGCACAATGGACCCGAACAGCGCCAATTCGCAGTTCTTCATCTGCTTCGACGATGCAGGCTTCCTCGATCGCCAGTACACCGTCTGGGGCGAAGTCGAGAGCGGCATGGAACATATCGATGCGCTGCCCACGGGTGAGCCGCCGGCCAATCCCGGCAAAATCACGAAAGCCACTGTCGGCTAA